TTAATGAAGATTTTCAGCTTATAAAACCTATTGCCGTTTACAATCCTTCATCATCGGAGAAATTAATAGCTAATCCAACTCCCTGGATTGCTGCTGCATATCCGGAAAGTGGAAGTTTCATAGATGGAATCAATACAAAAGTAGCAGTACGACTACAATCCAACGGAACAACACCTTCTGATTGGGAAGGATATGTCATAGACTCTGATAATCCAGATACAAAAATCACAACATTTAAAGGGTTTGATCAAAATATCGGAGTATTTAATATCATTCCTAAAACCGGAAAGAAATACCAAGTGATTGTTCAGGATAAGAGCGGACAAAAACAAAACATTGTACTCCCTGACGTTTCTGCATCTGGAATAAATCTGCAAGTCGTAAGTGATAAAGACCATGTAAAGTATACGGTAAAGTCCAAAAATCTGACTCAGGATTCGCAGTATTATACTGTTTTGGGAACCATCAACAATCAGCTTGTTTATAAGGCGAAGATTAATAAAATCAATAATGAAACTCAATATTCTATTTCCAACAACCAGCTTGTGAATGGGATTCTGCAGCTTACTGTTTTTGATGATAAAGAAAATGTGGTTTCCAACAGACTTGCTTTTGTACAGCCCCAATTATTACAGTTCAAGCAGCCTTCGCTGCAATCAGTTTCGTTAAAAGATACGCCACGCGGAAAAAACTCATTTGATATTCCTAAAGATGCCAATTACTCCAATTATACGGTTTTAGTACTTGATGCCAATACCAAGAATTCGGAAGAAGATCAAAGCTTACTAAGTTCTTTATGGCTCACCGGAGATATCACTTCATCCATCACCAATCCGGCTCAGTACTTTACGAAAAACCGCAATATAGAAGCATTGGACGCCCTTTTAATTTCAGAAAAATGGAAACGTTTTGAGTGGAAATCTATTATGACAGGAAACTACCCAATGATCAAATATCAACCGGAAAGTTATCTTTCTTATAAAGGAAAGGTAAATATTCAGGGGAAACCTGCTCCTAATACAGAAGTAAACTTAATTTTCGGTTCAGAACCAGGTTCCAGAATGTCTCAGATAAAATCGGATAACAATGGATTTCTAACACTGAACAATCTGGTTTTTGAGGATTCTATGAAGTTTTTTTACCAGCTAAATTCAGAACCAAAGGATCTCAATAATAACTATTCTGTGTATTTCCAGCCTACGTCCAATTTTGTTCCTTACAAAAAGAATCTTCCTACAAGTTCTTACAAACTGGTTCAGCGTCCGGCTGATGACAAGCCTTCTAATGAGGTCAGCCGATCACTTACAGCACTCAATGCTCAAAAAGTCATCAGTGAAAACATCACCAATATTGAAGAAATAAAATTAAAAGGAGAGGTAAAAAATAAGACTAAAAAATTAAACGAGGAATTAAGCAGTCCTTTATTCCGAGGTATTGATGAAACGGTTTATGACTTCATCAATGATTCACCAAATATTGTAGTGGGCGATATGTTGCGATGGATACAAAGAATAGGTATGGGATTAAGAGTTCCCGAACGAGGAGCTCCTACTTTGAGGGGGCAGACGGTTAACTTATATGTTGACGAAATGCGTGTTGATGCTGGTCACCTTGAGAATTTATCTACATCAGAAATTGCTATGGTAAAAGTGATAAAAGGATACTTTGCGGGGGGCTTAGGAGCAGTAGCAATTTATACTAAGCGGGGGCTTTCTTCTAGCGGTACTATAGATAAAAGCCTTCCCTCAAAATTAAGACAGATTACGTTAACCGGATATGATAAAGAAATACAGTTCGAAAATCCGGTATATGAAAATGAAAGTTTTAAAAATATTCCCAAAGACACCCGAAGCGTTCTTTACTGGAATTCTTTTCTTGAAGCACAGCCTGAGGAGCTATCAAGAGTGCAATTTTACAACAATGATGACGCAAAGAAGTACAGAATCATTATAATGGGATATGATAAAAACAATGATACTCCACTTTATTATAATGAAGTTATGCCTTAATTGATTTAAAACTAACCATACAGCCCGATTGCTATACCATGTAATTGGGCTTTTTTTATATCCATACTTCCGTTTTTCTCATTCCAAAACCCTATTTTAGCTATCCGAAAACAGAACAATGACGACCGTAGAATTTATACAGAAACAGCTCAATATTTCTGAAAAGAGCATCAACAATACTTTACAACTATTATCTGAAGACTGTACCATTCCCTTTATTTCCCGTTACCGAAAAGACAAAACCGGGAATCTTGATGAAACACAGATCGAACAGATCTCAAAAATCAGTAAGCAGTTTGAAGAAATTGTCAAGAGAAAAGAATCTATCTTAAAATCTATAGAAGAACAGAATGCTTTAACCCCTGAGCTTCAGCAGAGAATAGAAGAAAGCTTTGATATCCAGGAGCTGGAAGACCTTTATCTGCCTTTCAAAAAACGTAAAAAAACAAAAGCTGATACCGCAAAGGAAAAAGGGCTGGAGCCTTTAGCCAGAATCATTATGAGTCAGAAAAATAATGACATTCAATTTCTGGCTTCAAAATATCTGAACAATGAAGTTTCGTCTGAGGAGGAAGCACTTCAGGGTGCAAGAGACATCATGGCAGAATGGATCAATGAAAACATGTACGTCCGCAAGAATCTTCGCAGATTGTTTCAGCGCAAAGCAGTTGTTACCTCCAAAGTTGTGAAAGCTAAAAAAGATGAGGAAGACGCACAGAAATTCTCCCAATATTTTGAATGGGAAGAAAGCCTTAGCAGAACACCTTCTCACAGGCTTCTGGCAATGTTAAGAGCAGATGCTGAAGGCTTTGTAAAAACAAATGTAGGGATAGACAAAGAAGAAGCCATTGACTTTATTGAAAAGGCTATTATCAAATCCAATAATGAAAGTTCAGAACAAATTGCACTGGCGATAAAAGACAGCTATAAAAGACTACTGGAACCAGCTATCTCCAATGAAGCCCTACAGGAAGCCAAAGAAAAAGCAGATAAAAAAGCCATTGAAATTTTCTCTGAGAATTTAAGTCAGCTTCTTCTTGCCCCTCCTTTGGGAGAGAAAAGAATTCTGGCAATTGATCCGGGATACAGAAGCGGATGTAAAGTAGTGTGTCTGGATGAAAAGGGAGATTTATTACACAATGAAACCCTATACCCTCACGCTCCTCAGAATGAAAGCGGAATGGCCATGAAAAAGATCCGTTCTATGGTTAATGCTTATAATATTGAAGCAATCTCTATCGGGAACGGAACAGCAAGCCGTGAAACAGAGTTTTTCATCAAAAAGATTGCTTTCGATAAACCGCTGCAGGTTTTTGTAGTTTCAGAAGCCGGAGCTTCAGTTTATTCTGCCAGTAAAATTGCAAGAGAAGAGTTTCCAACATATGATGTAACGGTGCGTGGGGCTGTTTCCATAGGAAGAAGACTTTCTGATCCGTTGGCTGAATTGGTAAAGATTGATGCCAAGTCTATTGGTGTCGGACAGTATCAACATGATGTAGATCAGACTCAACTGAAAAATGAGCTGGATTCTACTGTGATGAAATGTGTAAATTCTGTGGGAATTAATTTAAATACAGCAAGTAAATCGCTTTTAAGCTATGTTTCCGGAATTGGAGAGAAAATGGCTGAAAACATTGTCAATTACCGCGCTGAAAACGGAGCATTTGAAGACAGAAAACAGCTTAAAAAAGTTCCGAGACTTGGAGAAAAAGCCTTTCAGCAGGCGGCCGCATTTGTAAGAATTGCAAATGCTAAAAACCCACTGGATAATTCTGCCGTACATCCCGAAGCTTATGGAATTGTAGAAAAAATAGCCAAAGATTTAGGCATTAAAACTCATGAACTGATTGCCAATAAAGAAAAAATAGCTCTGGTAAAACCGGAAAGTTATATCACGGATGAAATCGGGATCTTAGGAATCAAAGATATTTTAAAAGAGCTTGAAAAACCGGGTCTGGATCCAAGAAAGGCTGCCAAAGTATTTGAATTTGATCCTACTGTTAAAAGCATTAAAGACTTAAAAGCTGGCATGATTCTTCCTGGGATTGTCAACAATATTACTGCTTTTGGATGTTTCGTGGATCTTGGAATCAAAGAAAGCGGATTGGTTCATATTTCCCAGTTGAAAGACGGCTTTGTATCGGATGTCAATGAAGTAGTAAAACTCCATCAGCATGTCCGTGTAAAGGTAACGGAAGTAGATGAAGCCAGAAAAAGAGTACAACTGAGCATGATTTTGTAATTTTCAGCTGTAAATTAAAGCATAAACCACAAAATATTTACTTTGAACACAAAGAATTTAATTTTCGATCTTGACGGAACATTATGGGATTCCAGAGCGACAATCATTAAGATATGGAATGAAGTTTTGGGCAGGCGTCAGTTGATCCAAAGAGAACTTAAGCCTGAAGATATGAATCAATATATGGGATTATTGGCTCATGATATTATAAAAGATATTATTCCTGGCATTTCAGATCTGCAGGCTCATGAACTTCTTTCTGAAATTGTAGCCGAAGAAAATAAAATACTGCACATACAGGGCGGGATTTTATATGAAGGTGTAGAAGAAACTTTAAAGAGTCTGGCCAATACCCACTCTCTTTTCATTGTAAGCAACTGCCAGGATGGTTATATTGAATCATTTTTAGACTATTATCAGTTCAATGATCTGTTTATTGATTTTGAATCTCATGGCCGGACTCAAAAACCAAAATCTGAAAATATACAGCTCCTCATGGAAAGAAATGGTTTAACCATCAAAAATTCCATATATATTGGTGATACTCAAACAGATCATGACTCCGCACGTGCAAATGGACTGCCATTTATTTTCTGTAAATATGGATTTGGAAAGCTGGCTGATTCACTTTATGAACCAGCAATTCTTACGTTTTCAGACTTATCCGGTTCGGTATTACAAAATAATGAAGATTTCTGAGCTTAGAACAAAGTAAAAGAAATACAAAAATTACTTCAATACGAAACTAAAAAGGCTGCCCATTAAGACAGCCTTTTTACTCTTATACAGTAGAAATCCTTTATTTATAATCCTTAGAACTCCTTCTAGGTTCTTTTACTTCCGGCCATTTTACCGTTTCTCCTTTATCATCCTGAGGCATTGCTCTCTTTTCTCTGTTCGTAAATTCCGGGTCTTCAGATGCCATATAAGCTAGTGCAGCTGTTAAAATCACGTTGTTTTTCACCTCATCAAAAACAATTTTATCATATGTATCTTTTGTTGTATGCCATGTATACCCGAAATAACCCCAGTTCAGTGAACCTAAAGAAAATCCTGGTACTCCGGCTGCTACAAATGAAGCATGGTCGGAACCACCTCCACCCGGCATTCCAGGAAAATCAGTTTTGATGTGACTCTTTACCGCTTTCGGAACTCCATCAAGCCATTTCCCGATATAGTCATAAGCTTTTACAAATCCCTGACCGCTGATATTCACAACACGCCCTGTTCCGTTATCTTGGTTAAAAGCGGCTTGAACCCCTTTTATAATCTGAGGATTATCCGCCACAAAACCTCTGGAACCATTTAGTCCCTGCTCTTCACTTCCCCAAAGTCCGATTACAATAGTTCTCTTGTTATTAGTATAATATTTTTTCAGAATCCTCATGGTTTCAAGCATGGTGATCGTTCCCGTTCCGTTATCTGTAGCACCCTGAGCTCCGTCCCATGAATCAAGGTGAGCCGAAAGAATTACATATTCATCCGGTTTTTCTTTTCCTTTGATCATACCAATTGTGTTAAAACTTTTGGCTTCAGGAAGTATCTTAGACTGGGCATCAATTTTTATTTTAGGGAGAGTTCCTTTTTCTGCCATTCTGTAGAGCATCCCATAATCTTCCACATCAATATCAATCATTGGAATTTTAGTTGTTTTTGCTCCGAATATTCTGTTAGCTCCCATAATTCCTGTCCAGTTTGAAATAGCAATTCCTGCTGCACCTGCTTTTTCCAAAGCCTCCGGAAGACTGTTGTTGTCATACCCGATATTCTTCACATAAGCAGTGAAATCTTTAGCTGCCTGTTCTTTTTCTGCTTTAAGCTTTTCATACAATTCGGGAGTAGCAAATTCTTTGATTTGTTCATCAGAACGTCCAATTTTCTGGTACTGTGCCATCAGCACTATTTTTCCTTTCACAGAAGGAAGCCACTGATCAAATTCTGCTTTGGATGATGCTTTTGGAAGAATAATTACTTCTGCCTCAACCGCTTTTTTAGTAGCAGGACTCCATGCAAGCTGTGTAGCAGCCAGAGATTTTACACGCGGATACGTCATATCCACATGGGTAATACCTCTCTGCCATCCTTTCCATGTTCCAAACTGCTGAAGATTAGCATCTACTCCCCATGAACGAAGTTTACCGGCACTCCATTCGTTTGCTGCAAGCATTTCAGGAGTTCCTACAAGACGTGGTCCGATACCATCCAACAGCTCATACGCAAGGTTTTCCAACTGGGAATTATTATTTACTTCATCTACAAAACTTTTTACGATAGGGTTTAGCCTTTCTTTTGGGTCAACCTTTACCTGAGCCCAGGAAAACTGAGCAGCCAGCACTACTGCAGGCACTGCAAAAAATCTATTTATCCTCATAATATATATTGATTGGTTTAAAGATAAAAGAAATTAGGGAGATGATGAAAGAATGAGCCTAAAAAAGAGGTTTTACAATGATATTATTAACTTTTCCATGCATATAAAAGAAGAAATACCAAATTACAATTCATAAAAAAGACCGTCAATATGACAGTCTGTATGATCCTTAGAAATAATATTTTATTTTCCACTGAGAAATGTTTGGTCTTCTTAGGAAAGCAGTATAGTTCCGCTTTTCTGTTTATTACCAGCACATTGTTCCAGATGCTTATATTAAATCATCCTTAAACCGATAATTTCTTAATATACTTGAATTTCAATTCAAAGGATTAAAAAAGCCGGCTTCAAAAGCCGGCTAAAAGTGAATTATTTTTTAGCTTCTTCTACAGAAACTTTTCTGAAGTCTTTGAACAATTTGCTTAGTTCTAAAGCTGCTTTACGAGCTCTTGTACCAGCTGCCTTGTTACCTTTTTCTGCTTGTTGGTTTGCCTCAGTTGTGAACGCTTCAAATTCTGCGTTGATTTTTTCAATTAGTTCTTTCATTTATTTAAAAATTTAGGCTGCAAATATAGGTTTTATGGTGATTCCAGCCTAATTGTGTTGAAAAAAAATAGTGGATTTAATCATTTTTTTTGGTCTTTCTTAAATTCAATTTAATTTTTAAAATAAAAATTAAATTATTACGGAAAATCAACCATCTATTTGAATATTACTTAGATTACAAATAAACCATTCAGAATCAGTACAAATTGAAGAAAAACAAAGGAAATATCTACTTTGAAAGATTCTACTTGAAAATTCTGGATTTCTCTTAATGTCTTAATGATTTAAAACTGTAATTCCCCTGCCTTTTTACCCGCATTTCCTAATAAAACAATGCTTTCGGAGGTAATGCGCTCTGCAAAAACGATCCGGAAATGATAATGGTATTTATTCGTGAACGAAAACGTATCTCCCGGAGTAAATAAAATCTGGTGCTTTTCACAATATTCATAGAACTTTTCCATGTCTGTATGCTCTGGAAGCCGCCCCCAAATACTGTAACCACCCCGAGGCCTGTGAAAATAAGAACCTTCAGGAAAAGAAGTTCTTAAAGCTTCCAGCACCTGTACTGCCTGCTGGCTGAGTTTCTTCCTGAATGCCCGAAGATGTCTTTCATAACTGTTTCCCTGCAGTAATTTCAAAACCAGTTCCTGATAAATGGGAGAAACCGCCCGTCCCAATGCAAACCTTACTCTTTCGGATTTTGCATAAAAATCTCCAGCATAAAGCCAGCCTAAACGTATTCCTGGTGCCAATGTTTTTGAAAATGATGAATAGGTCATCACACTTCCGTTTTTATCGAAGCTTTTTATACAGCGGGGTCTTTGTTCGCCAAAATAAAGATCGGAATACATATCATTTTCAATGATACACAACTGATGGGTTTCTGCAATGCTAAGAATTTCTTTTTTTGCTTCATCATCCATCACCATTCCTGTGGGATTATGAAAATTCGGAGTTATTACAAGGGCACGAACGTTATTTTCCTGACAGACTGTTCTGAAATATTCTGTATCAAAACCGCTTCTGTAGTGTATGGGAATCTCTATCACTTTCAGTTCCAGATGGGCAATTACTTCCAGCACAGAAAACACACACGGACTGTCAACAGCGATTACGTCTCCGGCTTTGGTGACAGATTTTAAAGCGATCGTGAGTGCCTGTAGTGCACCGTCAGTAATGATTATTTTATCAGGATTTAAAACACATCCGTAAGTTCCCATCTGCTTTGCAATCTGTTTCCTTAATGTTTCCAGACCATTTGACGGGTAATACCTGAGCAATGATGCTCCTTTTTCACGAATTACTTCCTGCATCATTCTGAGGATGAGTTTCTGCGGAATGAGCAGGTCTCCGGGCACAGCTGTATTGAAAGAACTTGATTCTGAGGTCCTTTTGGAAGTCAGCATCATATTTTTCATAAATTCTTCATCTCTTACTACCACAGGCAGTTTTGTTATGCTTTCCGGAATATGCTCTTCCTTAATTTCTGCAACAAAATATCCTGACCTCGGATAGCTCCTTATTAAGCCTTTAATCATAAGGTATTCAAAACCACTCTGCACAGAACTTGTACTGAGCTTATATTTTTCCTTAATTTCCCGAACAGAAGGAAGCCTGTCTTTTTCCTGCAGAATCCCGCTGTGAATCTGTTTCTCTATTACTGCTGTAAAAATTTCGTACTTATAAAATTTCACCATAACACATCAACTGTACTGAACAAATTTACAAAAATACTTTTCTGTACCGATGATATTTTAGAGAACTGTATCCCTTTTGAATGGATTAATCTTATAATTTTGAATAAAAAAGATCCCATGGATATCATTTCAAAATTTACAGTAGGTTCTGAAGAGGGAATTTCTGATCTTATAACCATTATTGATTCTTCCGTTTATACACTGCATAAAGACTTTGTAAGTGAGGAAGACATTAAAAAATATATTCACAATGAAATAGATCCGAGAAAGATGATCAATGACCTGAATGATCTTTCCAACCAGTTGATCATGACGTATGCTGATCAGAAACCTGTCGGATACAGTATCATCAAGAGTGGTTCTCTGCATCCCGGAATCTCTGAAGGAAAAAGAGCAACGGAAATCAGTTTTGTAATTCTTTCAGCATTTGATTCTCCTGAAACAAGGCAGTCACTTTGGAAAAAATGCAGATCGGCAGTGAGCTTTACAGATATAATATGGATCAATATGCTGGATCATGATCCGCTTTTGGCGTTTTTAAAAGAGTCTGGGTTTATTTCTGTATCTGGCTCAAAGGCAGATCCTTTTCAGCTTCCGTCTCATATTTTGGAACTGGAGATTAATAAAAGCTGATTTTTTACCGCAGATTACACGGATTTTCACTGATGTTTGTGTATATCTTAATAATGCGTATATCTCATATAATAAGTAGTTCTTTTTTAATATTGAGGAAGACTATCATTCTTATTTTTATTATCTCACTTAAAATAATTTTAAGTAAGCAATAGTTTACATATCTTTGATTTTTATAATTTTTACTTATGAGCGATCAGCTGGAAACCATAGAAGATTATTACAAACGTATCCGTAAGAATGAGATCAAGATGTTTGATTCTGAGGATTTTGAAATGGGCAAGTCTCATTTCAATATTTCGATGCGGAAGTACTGTAGTTTTAAGAGTCCTTATAACCGCCGTGATTATTATAAAATCAGCTTTATCATTGGAAAAGGGACCATTCATTATGGTACACATCAGCTGTATATTGACCGTCCGGCATTATTCTTTCCTTCTCCAAGCATTCCATATTCCTGGGAGTGTGACAGTGATCTTCAGGAAGGGTATTTCTGTCTGTTCAATCAGGAATTTTTTAATGGAAATTCAGAATTTAATCTGTTTAAAAAGACTTCAATGTTCAAGGAATGGAGCAAACCGGTAGTTTTTCTGACGGAAGAGCAGACACAGCTGGCCACCCTTTATTTTGATCAAATTTACAAAATGAATAATTCCGCCTACCCTTTCCGATGCAGCAGTATCAAAAGTAATCTGGCATCCGTTATGCATCTGGCAATGGAAAATCGTGTAGAAGATATCAATCCTAATGAACTTCCTGCCAATGTACGGCTCTATAAACTATTTGATGAGCTGCTCAACAAGCAGTTTCCGTTGGATTCTCCTGCTTATCCGCTTGCATTAAAAACTCCTTCGGACTTTGCTGATCACCTTAATGTGCATGTCAATCATTTGAACTCTTCGGTAAAGTCTGTAACCCATCTTACTACAACACAGATTATTAAAGAAAAGATGTTTGAAGAGTCTAAAAATCTGCTGAAGTACACCAATTGGGATATCGCCCAGATTGGCTATACATTAGGTTTTGATCAGCCTGCTCATTTTAATAACTTCTTTAAAAAGCACGCCCGGACTTCACCATTAAAATTTAAGAATCTATCCTAATATTTGATTTTTGTAATTTTTACTTTGTCTTTTAAAATTCACTTTTCTATTTCTTGACTTATTTTTGCATAGTAAAAAATGAATGAACATGTTGAGAGAAGCATCTGAAAAACGAATCAGATTAATTACCATTATGGCTTTCGTGTCTATCCCGCTTTCGGGGTTTGTCACAGATATATATTTACCATCGTTCCCTTCTATGGCCAAAGAAATGATGGTTTCAGAAAAAGATATCCAGATCACTCTGACCTCATACCTTCTGAGCTACGGAATTTCCCAGTTGTTTGTGGGAGGAATTCTGGACAGCATAGGCCGTTACCGTCCCAAATTGATAGCATTATTCCTGTTGATCCTGACCAGTATTTTAATTACAATGACAAACAGTATTTTATTGATCTGTTTGCTTCGTATTCTTCAGGGAGCTGCTGTTTCAGTACTTGTGGTGGCTACGAGGGCTATTTTTGTTGATATTTATGATGCTGAGAAAGTGAAGCACTATTTAAGTTATTTCACAATTGTATGGTCTTGCGGCCCTATTCTGGCACCATTCCTGGGTGGTTATCTTGAGAAAATATTT
The window above is part of the Chryseobacterium sp. MA9 genome. Proteins encoded here:
- a CDS encoding Tex family protein; amino-acid sequence: MTTVEFIQKQLNISEKSINNTLQLLSEDCTIPFISRYRKDKTGNLDETQIEQISKISKQFEEIVKRKESILKSIEEQNALTPELQQRIEESFDIQELEDLYLPFKKRKKTKADTAKEKGLEPLARIIMSQKNNDIQFLASKYLNNEVSSEEEALQGARDIMAEWINENMYVRKNLRRLFQRKAVVTSKVVKAKKDEEDAQKFSQYFEWEESLSRTPSHRLLAMLRADAEGFVKTNVGIDKEEAIDFIEKAIIKSNNESSEQIALAIKDSYKRLLEPAISNEALQEAKEKADKKAIEIFSENLSQLLLAPPLGEKRILAIDPGYRSGCKVVCLDEKGDLLHNETLYPHAPQNESGMAMKKIRSMVNAYNIEAISIGNGTASRETEFFIKKIAFDKPLQVFVVSEAGASVYSASKIAREEFPTYDVTVRGAVSIGRRLSDPLAELVKIDAKSIGVGQYQHDVDQTQLKNELDSTVMKCVNSVGINLNTASKSLLSYVSGIGEKMAENIVNYRAENGAFEDRKQLKKVPRLGEKAFQQAAAFVRIANAKNPLDNSAVHPEAYGIVEKIAKDLGIKTHELIANKEKIALVKPESYITDEIGILGIKDILKELEKPGLDPRKAAKVFEFDPTVKSIKDLKAGMILPGIVNNITAFGCFVDLGIKESGLVHISQLKDGFVSDVNEVVKLHQHVRVKVTEVDEARKRVQLSMIL
- a CDS encoding HAD family hydrolase produces the protein MNTKNLIFDLDGTLWDSRATIIKIWNEVLGRRQLIQRELKPEDMNQYMGLLAHDIIKDIIPGISDLQAHELLSEIVAEENKILHIQGGILYEGVEETLKSLANTHSLFIVSNCQDGYIESFLDYYQFNDLFIDFESHGRTQKPKSENIQLLMERNGLTIKNSIYIGDTQTDHDSARANGLPFIFCKYGFGKLADSLYEPAILTFSDLSGSVLQNNEDF
- a CDS encoding M28 family peptidase produces the protein MRINRFFAVPAVVLAAQFSWAQVKVDPKERLNPIVKSFVDEVNNNSQLENLAYELLDGIGPRLVGTPEMLAANEWSAGKLRSWGVDANLQQFGTWKGWQRGITHVDMTYPRVKSLAATQLAWSPATKKAVEAEVIILPKASSKAEFDQWLPSVKGKIVLMAQYQKIGRSDEQIKEFATPELYEKLKAEKEQAAKDFTAYVKNIGYDNNSLPEALEKAGAAGIAISNWTGIMGANRIFGAKTTKIPMIDIDVEDYGMLYRMAEKGTLPKIKIDAQSKILPEAKSFNTIGMIKGKEKPDEYVILSAHLDSWDGAQGATDNGTGTITMLETMRILKKYYTNNKRTIVIGLWGSEEQGLNGSRGFVADNPQIIKGVQAAFNQDNGTGRVVNISGQGFVKAYDYIGKWLDGVPKAVKSHIKTDFPGMPGGGGSDHASFVAAGVPGFSLGSLNWGYFGYTWHTTKDTYDKIVFDEVKNNVILTAALAYMASEDPEFTNREKRAMPQDDKGETVKWPEVKEPRRSSKDYK
- a CDS encoding histone H1, with product MKELIEKINAEFEAFTTEANQQAEKGNKAAGTRARKAALELSKLFKDFRKVSVEEAKK
- a CDS encoding PLP-dependent aminotransferase family protein, which encodes MVKFYKYEIFTAVIEKQIHSGILQEKDRLPSVREIKEKYKLSTSSVQSGFEYLMIKGLIRSYPRSGYFVAEIKEEHIPESITKLPVVVRDEEFMKNMMLTSKRTSESSSFNTAVPGDLLIPQKLILRMMQEVIREKGASLLRYYPSNGLETLRKQIAKQMGTYGCVLNPDKIIITDGALQALTIALKSVTKAGDVIAVDSPCVFSVLEVIAHLELKVIEIPIHYRSGFDTEYFRTVCQENNVRALVITPNFHNPTGMVMDDEAKKEILSIAETHQLCIIENDMYSDLYFGEQRPRCIKSFDKNGSVMTYSSFSKTLAPGIRLGWLYAGDFYAKSERVRFALGRAVSPIYQELVLKLLQGNSYERHLRAFRKKLSQQAVQVLEALRTSFPEGSYFHRPRGGYSIWGRLPEHTDMEKFYEYCEKHQILFTPGDTFSFTNKYHYHFRIVFAERITSESIVLLGNAGKKAGELQF
- a CDS encoding AraC family transcriptional regulator codes for the protein MSDQLETIEDYYKRIRKNEIKMFDSEDFEMGKSHFNISMRKYCSFKSPYNRRDYYKISFIIGKGTIHYGTHQLYIDRPALFFPSPSIPYSWECDSDLQEGYFCLFNQEFFNGNSEFNLFKKTSMFKEWSKPVVFLTEEQTQLATLYFDQIYKMNNSAYPFRCSSIKSNLASVMHLAMENRVEDINPNELPANVRLYKLFDELLNKQFPLDSPAYPLALKTPSDFADHLNVHVNHLNSSVKSVTHLTTTQIIKEKMFEESKNLLKYTNWDIAQIGYTLGFDQPAHFNNFFKKHARTSPLKFKNLS